Part of the Salinigranum rubrum genome is shown below.
GTCGAGCACGTCCGCGAGGCACAGCGGGCGAACGAGGCGGCGATGGCCGCCGCCGAGGAACTGATGCGGGAGGCGACGGTCGAAGCGGGGGTGCTCCACCACGACGGGGCGGTCCTGACGTCGGAACGGGTCAAAGAGGAGATCGAGGTGACGCTGCTGCGCCACGGCTGTGGGCTCGACGAGACCATCGTCGCCTGCGGCGCCGACGCCGCCGACCCTCACGACCGGGGGAGCGGGCCCCTGAGCGCCGACGAAGCGGTCATCGTCGACATCTTCCCGCGTTCGAAGGCGACGAAGTACCACGCGGACATGACCCGGACGTTCTGCAAGGGCAACCCCTCCGCGGAGATGCGACGACGCTTCGACGTGACCGACGAGGCCCGCGAGGCCGCGCTCGCGGCGCTCGAACCCGGCGTGACCGGCGCCGACGTCCACGACGCGGTCTGTGACGTTTACGAGGACGCCGGCTATCCGACGCTCCGGTCGGACCCGGAGACCGAGGTCGGCTTCATCCACTCGACGGGCCACGGCGTCGGTCTCGACGTTCACGAGCGCCCGCGTGTGAGCCCCGACGGCGAGGAACTCCGTCCGGGCCACGTCGTCACTATCGAACCCGGGCTGTACGACCCGTCGGTGGGGGGCGTTCGAATCGAGGACCTCGTCGTCGTCACCGAGTCGGGGTACGAGAACCTGACCGACTACCCCGTCGAGTTCGTCCTCTGACCGGCCTCGACCTCTGTCGGTGGACGGGCGTCCTCCCAGTCTTCGAGCAGCGTCCGCAGCCCCTCGATAGTCGAGGAGACGGGGAAACCCGCCGCCTG
Proteins encoded:
- a CDS encoding M24 family metallopeptidase, translated to MTRDLSALDDCLAAVDADGYLVDADGTDSNQRYLSGFDAPDPFVTLYVPGEGIHLLVSSLEYGRATKVDGVASVARLVDYDHRDNVTEHGSVAGRARTVATFLADHAVGSAAVPADFPLGVADALRETGVDVTADRTDVVTGVRATKSAEEVEHVREAQRANEAAMAAAEELMREATVEAGVLHHDGAVLTSERVKEEIEVTLLRHGCGLDETIVACGADAADPHDRGSGPLSADEAVIVDIFPRSKATKYHADMTRTFCKGNPSAEMRRRFDVTDEAREAALAALEPGVTGADVHDAVCDVYEDAGYPTLRSDPETEVGFIHSTGHGVGLDVHERPRVSPDGEELRPGHVVTIEPGLYDPSVGGVRIEDLVVVTESGYENLTDYPVEFVL